A genomic segment from Deltaproteobacteria bacterium HGW-Deltaproteobacteria-4 encodes:
- a CDS encoding peptidase M23 — MLVLLCARVEADFVLAPETLSPGGVALLCWQGPETPHDLLQVVFFGAVQPLLQHKNRPCALVGVDLDQAPGLWPLTVESVAPSGSRHLAHLSLRIEGVERPAQRLTLPKQMVTPTKTKIVQQIEKDRKRLDQVFKRYQPVHFSPPFLRPVEGEVISTFGLRRVLNGIPKSPHNGVDFRGATGTKIKAMARGEVALADDLYYTGRTVILDHGGGLFSLYAHLDSLSVIAGEMVEPGKWIGTIGSTGRSTGPHLHMGTRLGKARIDPLALLALFADEKR, encoded by the coding sequence ATGCTCGTCTTACTCTGTGCCAGGGTCGAAGCTGATTTTGTCCTTGCCCCCGAGACTCTTTCCCCCGGTGGTGTTGCGCTCCTGTGTTGGCAGGGGCCGGAGACTCCGCATGATTTGCTGCAGGTTGTATTTTTCGGCGCGGTACAGCCGCTCTTGCAACATAAAAATAGGCCCTGCGCTCTGGTCGGTGTTGATCTCGATCAAGCACCGGGTCTATGGCCGTTAACAGTTGAGTCGGTGGCTCCATCCGGAAGCAGGCACCTGGCTCATCTTTCCTTGCGCATTGAAGGGGTTGAACGTCCGGCCCAGAGGTTGACCCTGCCCAAGCAGATGGTTACGCCGACCAAAACAAAGATCGTTCAACAGATTGAAAAGGATCGCAAACGTCTCGATCAAGTCTTCAAGCGCTATCAGCCAGTTCATTTCTCCCCGCCGTTCCTGCGGCCGGTTGAAGGCGAGGTCATCAGTACTTTTGGTCTGCGCCGGGTCTTGAATGGAATCCCTAAGTCACCGCACAACGGCGTCGATTTTCGTGGTGCAACCGGCACCAAGATCAAAGCCATGGCGCGCGGCGAAGTGGCTTTGGCCGATGACCTTTATTACACGGGAAGGACTGTCATTCTCGATCATGGCGGCGGTCTCTTCTCCCTGTACGCACATCTTGATTCCCTGTCAGTTATAGCGGGGGAGATGGTCGAACCAGGAAAATGGATCGGAACGATCGGTTCGACCGGTCGCTCGACCGGGCCTCATCTGCATATGGGGACGCGCCTCGGTAAAGCCCGCATTGACCCTCTCGCCCTTCTCGCGCTCTTTGCAGATGAAAAGCGTTGA
- the xseB gene encoding exodeoxyribonuclease VII small subunit: MSEKKFEETLAALEVAVEQLESGDLSLEEALLCYEKGVKNALLCRKRLQSVESKVEILLKERGGTLRTEPADEF; the protein is encoded by the coding sequence ATGTCGGAAAAAAAGTTTGAGGAGACTCTGGCTGCTCTGGAAGTAGCGGTAGAACAGCTGGAAAGCGGCGATTTGAGCTTGGAAGAAGCACTTCTTTGTTACGAAAAGGGAGTAAAAAATGCTCTGCTTTGTCGAAAACGTTTACAGAGTGTAGAGAGTAAGGTAGAAATCCTTCTCAAAGAGCGCGGCGGTACATTGCGTACTGAACCTGCGGATGAATTTTAG
- a CDS encoding polyprenyl synthetase, with translation MNLETYISERVTQIDSALDRYLPMAERLPASLHQAMRYSVFAGGKRIRPLLMIAACEAVGGSIKSVLPAACAIEMIHTYSLIHDDLPAMDDDDYRRGRLTNHKIFGEATAILAGDALLTQAFLLLAGVDPDSAISAADRLRVLQIIATAAGSLGMVGGQVVDMESETKSVELPVVEYIHTHKTGALILASLQTGAILGNADSQVFAALTRYGECAGLAFQIADDILDIVGEQALLGKDVGSDVQRGKATYPALLGLTESRRRAAELRDMAIDALVPLGSEAEPLRALVSFIVDRSR, from the coding sequence TTGAATCTAGAAACCTATATCAGTGAACGGGTGACGCAGATTGACTCGGCACTCGATCGCTATCTTCCGATGGCCGAACGTCTTCCTGCCTCCCTGCACCAGGCCATGCGTTATTCTGTCTTTGCCGGCGGTAAGCGGATTCGGCCTTTATTGATGATTGCGGCCTGCGAAGCCGTTGGCGGCAGCATCAAGAGCGTCCTGCCCGCGGCTTGTGCCATTGAGATGATCCATACCTATTCCCTTATACATGACGATCTCCCAGCGATGGACGATGATGATTATCGACGCGGGCGGTTGACCAACCACAAAATTTTCGGTGAGGCAACGGCTATTCTCGCCGGCGATGCCCTGCTGACCCAGGCTTTCCTTCTTCTGGCAGGAGTCGATCCCGATAGTGCCATCAGCGCTGCCGATCGACTTCGGGTGCTGCAAATTATCGCGACGGCTGCCGGTTCTCTCGGCATGGTCGGTGGTCAGGTCGTTGATATGGAGTCGGAGACAAAGTCTGTCGAATTGCCGGTTGTCGAATATATTCACACACACAAGACCGGCGCCTTGATCCTTGCTTCCCTCCAGACCGGCGCCATCCTCGGCAATGCCGATAGTCAGGTGTTTGCGGCGCTGACCCGCTATGGCGAGTGTGCCGGTCTGGCTTTCCAGATTGCCGATGATATTCTTGACATTGTCGGTGAACAAGCGCTGCTCGGCAAGGATGTCGGCAGTGATGTGCAACGCGGCAAAGCGACTTATCCAGCCCTTCTCGGGCTGACCGAGTCCCGGCGCAGAGCCGCAGAATTACGGGATATGGCTATTGATGCACTTGTTCCTTTGGGTAGCGAAGCCGAACCGTTGCGGGCGCTTGTTTCCTTTATAGTCGATCGTTCGCGTTAG
- the dxs gene encoding 1-deoxy-D-xylulose-5-phosphate synthase, producing the protein MTILQKLQSPAELKGLSIPELETLAGELRETIIATVATNGGHLASSLGVVELTIALHRVLDSPQDKIVWDVGHQVYAHKLLTGRLAQFPTLRQLDGLSGFPKRHESPHDVFDVGHSGTSISAALGMAAARDVLGGTEKIVAVIGDGSLTGGIAFEGLNHAGHLKRDLIVILNDNEMSISANVGALSDFLNRKMTSDLVVRLKRETESFLGGLPRFGRELLQIARRAEDSIKGFLTPGMLFESFGFNYVGPIDGHRLDLLCEMLQNVKKMNGPVLVHVVTRKGKGYPPAEANPSLFHGVGPFNPVTGEVQAGKGGPASYTATFGRMMVDLAEKDPAVVAITAAMCEGTGLNEFAARFPDRFFDVGIAEQHAVTFAAGLANRGLKPVVALYSTFLQRAYDNVLHDVALQNLPVVFALDRGGLVGADGPTHHGLFDFSYLRHIPNMVVMAPRNEEELRRALVTGLAYQGPFAFRYPRGNGFGVPLSIDPQPLEIGKGEKLRGGKDGVIFAIGTAVADALTAAVILSAEGLELSVVDARFVKPLDLELLTKEAAAHRFVVTVEEHVLMGGFGSAVTEALTQVEIHVPILMIGLPDLFVEQGTQAELKARYRIDSEGIVKSIRNFAARCEEVL; encoded by the coding sequence ATGACGATTTTGCAGAAATTGCAATCCCCGGCTGAACTTAAGGGGTTGAGTATACCCGAACTGGAAACCCTCGCCGGTGAGTTACGGGAAACGATTATCGCCACGGTGGCGACCAATGGTGGGCATCTTGCCAGCTCACTTGGCGTTGTTGAATTAACGATTGCCCTGCACCGGGTCCTGGATTCGCCGCAGGATAAGATCGTCTGGGACGTCGGCCACCAGGTTTACGCCCACAAATTACTCACAGGCCGCTTGGCACAGTTTCCGACTTTACGGCAACTCGATGGCCTCAGCGGTTTTCCCAAACGACATGAAAGTCCGCATGACGTCTTCGATGTCGGCCATTCCGGCACCTCGATCTCTGCAGCTTTAGGGATGGCAGCGGCTCGCGATGTCCTCGGAGGAACAGAGAAGATTGTCGCGGTCATTGGCGACGGATCCTTGACCGGCGGCATCGCTTTTGAGGGGCTCAATCATGCCGGTCACCTCAAACGTGATCTCATCGTAATTTTGAACGACAATGAGATGTCAATCTCCGCCAACGTCGGAGCTCTGTCCGATTTTCTCAATCGCAAAATGACCTCTGATCTGGTCGTTCGCCTTAAGCGCGAAACGGAGAGTTTTCTGGGCGGTCTCCCCCGGTTTGGTCGCGAACTCCTGCAGATTGCCCGGCGCGCCGAGGATTCAATCAAGGGTTTCCTGACTCCGGGGATGCTCTTTGAATCCTTCGGTTTCAATTACGTCGGACCGATCGACGGCCACCGCCTTGATCTGCTCTGTGAAATGTTGCAGAACGTCAAGAAGATGAACGGCCCGGTCCTGGTCCATGTCGTCACCCGTAAAGGGAAAGGCTACCCTCCGGCAGAAGCAAATCCGTCCCTCTTCCACGGGGTCGGGCCCTTTAACCCGGTGACCGGCGAAGTGCAAGCCGGGAAGGGGGGGCCGGCGAGTTATACCGCCACTTTTGGCAGAATGATGGTCGATCTTGCCGAGAAAGATCCCGCCGTCGTTGCGATTACAGCGGCGATGTGTGAAGGGACTGGTCTTAATGAGTTTGCCGCCCGGTTTCCCGACCGTTTCTTTGATGTCGGTATCGCTGAACAGCACGCTGTCACCTTTGCCGCCGGTCTGGCGAATCGTGGTCTTAAACCGGTTGTCGCCCTTTATTCAACCTTTTTGCAGCGGGCATACGATAACGTCCTCCACGATGTCGCTTTGCAGAATCTACCTGTTGTCTTTGCTTTGGATCGAGGCGGTCTGGTCGGCGCTGATGGTCCGACGCATCACGGTCTCTTTGATTTCTCTTACCTGCGTCATATCCCCAACATGGTTGTCATGGCACCGCGTAACGAGGAAGAGTTGCGGCGGGCTCTGGTCACCGGGTTAGCCTATCAGGGACCCTTTGCGTTTCGTTATCCGCGCGGCAATGGTTTCGGCGTCCCCCTGTCGATCGATCCGCAACCGCTGGAAATCGGCAAGGGGGAAAAATTACGGGGTGGTAAAGATGGGGTTATTTTTGCCATAGGGACTGCGGTTGCAGACGCGTTGACAGCTGCAGTGATTTTAAGTGCGGAAGGTTTGGAGTTGTCAGTAGTCGATGCCCGTTTTGTCAAACCACTTGATCTCGAATTGCTAACGAAAGAAGCGGCGGCGCATCGTTTTGTTGTGACTGTTGAAGAACATGTCCTGATGGGAGGCTTCGGTTCGGCGGTCACAGAGGCATTGACGCAGGTGGAAATACATGTACCGATTCTGATGATCGGCCTGCCTGATCTCTTTGTCGAGCAGGGAACACAAGCTGAACTCAAAGCCCGTTACCGTATCGACAGTGAAGGGATTGTCAAGTCAATCCGGAACTTTGCAGCCAGGTGTGAAGAAGTCTTGTGA
- a CDS encoding nucleotidyltransferase — protein MTAVGLIAEYNPFHNGHRHHLQECLKVSGAGVAVAVMSGHFLQRGMPAMLDKWVRTKMALAAGVDVVLELPVVWACNSAPHFADGAVALLEACGGVESLCFGSESGELAPLQECAALLNASAGRIAQETGQALRTGISYPVARAAAMQEIPGAAELLATPNNILGINYLQALAARSSSLRPLTIPRIGAGYHDCIPHGEIASATGIRSLYSRGEDLSPFIPLAVLPHLQAALQAGKVLDLSRLFPLLMSKLSDEPAALAAIYQVEDGIAERLCQQARFVHNLAGLIDSVKVRHLTVSRLQRILSYILLNLTTEEVQAQLAGGPPYLRLLGATARGEHFLASTRKKRTLPLLANLSRSAPQLKKFYGAESLECQRAMALLRLEVRATRLYTLLLAHWSGKDRNQDYFEAVCRVGDEGRGGS, from the coding sequence ATGACTGCAGTCGGATTGATTGCGGAATATAACCCTTTCCATAACGGCCATCGCCACCATCTGCAAGAGTGTTTGAAAGTCTCTGGTGCCGGGGTAGCGGTGGCGGTGATGAGTGGTCACTTCCTGCAACGTGGCATGCCGGCGATGCTCGATAAATGGGTGCGGACAAAGATGGCCCTTGCTGCCGGTGTCGATGTGGTTCTTGAGTTGCCGGTGGTCTGGGCCTGTAACAGTGCTCCCCATTTTGCCGACGGCGCCGTCGCGCTCCTTGAAGCCTGTGGCGGAGTCGAATCTCTTTGCTTTGGAAGTGAGAGCGGGGAACTTGCGCCGTTGCAGGAATGTGCTGCCCTTCTTAACGCTTCGGCCGGACGGATTGCACAGGAGACGGGACAGGCACTGCGAACCGGCATCTCTTATCCGGTTGCCAGGGCCGCTGCGATGCAGGAGATTCCCGGGGCGGCTGAACTTCTCGCCACCCCGAATAATATCCTTGGCATAAACTACCTTCAGGCTCTCGCTGCTCGCAGTAGTTCTCTTCGTCCCCTGACCATCCCCCGCATTGGCGCCGGCTATCATGACTGTATCCCGCACGGTGAAATTGCCAGTGCCACCGGGATTCGTTCTCTTTATAGCCGCGGCGAGGATCTCTCCCCCTTTATCCCGTTGGCTGTGCTACCGCATTTACAGGCAGCTCTGCAGGCGGGAAAGGTACTGGATCTATCCCGCCTCTTTCCTTTGCTGATGTCTAAACTCAGTGACGAACCTGCCGCCCTGGCCGCTATCTATCAAGTTGAGGATGGTATTGCCGAACGCCTTTGCCAGCAGGCGCGCTTTGTCCATAATCTTGCAGGGTTGATCGATAGCGTTAAAGTCCGCCACCTCACCGTCTCGCGACTGCAGAGAATCCTGTCGTATATCCTCCTTAATCTGACGACGGAAGAAGTTCAGGCGCAGTTGGCTGGAGGCCCTCCTTATTTGCGTCTCCTCGGAGCGACAGCCAGGGGCGAGCATTTCCTTGCCTCCACCCGCAAAAAACGCACTCTCCCCCTCCTGGCTAATCTCTCCCGCTCCGCGCCGCAGCTCAAGAAGTTTTACGGGGCAGAGAGTTTGGAATGTCAGCGGGCAATGGCTCTGCTGCGTCTGGAAGTGAGAGCAACACGTCTCTACACGCTCCTGCTGGCGCATTGGTCCGGCAAGGACCGGAATCAGGATTATTTCGAGGCTGTGTGCAGGGTGGGTGATGAGGGCAGGGGAGGATCCTGA
- a CDS encoding (4Fe-4S)-binding protein: protein MKKTRVVLQHLDSYDRHLTKAAIEELLRPLGGMTVFVRPGQRVLLKPNMLAGKGVEAAVTTHPEIVRAVIELAQSAGGIVSVGDSPGVGTPQQVAQRCGILTVIEETGATFAPFSESVRITPRSGTFHHFEIARDIVEAEVIINLPKLKTHQMMGMTGAVKNLFGAVVGLRKPHVHLQAGADKGFFALMLLELAEEIRPALTIVDGVLAMEGDGPGSGDPIQLNVLMAGVEPMAVDVVAAELTGLAPETIWTWVEAKRSHRPWTSLKDIELCGAPLATLRPRAFKPAKNTAVHFGVPKWLQRPLRRALSARPVVDRKKCRRCGICVESCPPHAMAIRNDRLHIDEERCILCFCCHELCPYGALHSQQGLILRLSQKLARLRRR, encoded by the coding sequence ATGAAGAAGACCCGCGTCGTTCTGCAACACCTTGACAGTTATGACCGCCACCTCACCAAGGCGGCGATCGAAGAACTTTTGCGACCGTTGGGCGGGATGACTGTCTTTGTGCGGCCGGGGCAGCGCGTCCTGCTCAAACCGAATATGCTGGCCGGCAAAGGGGTTGAGGCGGCGGTGACGACCCACCCCGAGATCGTCCGCGCGGTCATCGAACTCGCCCAAAGTGCCGGCGGCATCGTCTCGGTCGGTGATTCCCCCGGCGTCGGCACGCCGCAGCAGGTGGCGCAGCGCTGCGGAATTCTGACGGTGATCGAAGAGACCGGCGCAACTTTCGCCCCCTTTAGCGAATCGGTACGCATTACCCCCCGCAGCGGCACCTTCCATCACTTTGAGATTGCCCGCGATATTGTCGAGGCCGAGGTCATCATCAACCTCCCCAAGCTCAAGACCCACCAGATGATGGGGATGACCGGCGCGGTCAAGAACCTCTTCGGCGCCGTGGTCGGCTTACGCAAACCCCATGTTCATCTTCAGGCCGGTGCGGATAAAGGCTTCTTTGCGTTGATGCTGCTGGAGTTGGCGGAGGAGATCAGGCCGGCGTTGACGATTGTTGACGGGGTGCTGGCGATGGAGGGGGATGGTCCCGGCAGTGGCGACCCGATCCAGCTTAATGTCCTTATGGCCGGGGTTGAACCGATGGCGGTCGATGTTGTGGCTGCTGAGCTGACCGGTTTGGCGCCGGAGACGATCTGGACCTGGGTCGAGGCAAAACGCAGCCATCGCCCCTGGACCTCTCTGAAGGATATCGAACTCTGCGGTGCGCCCCTGGCGACGCTGCGCCCGCGGGCTTTCAAACCGGCGAAGAATACCGCGGTCCACTTCGGGGTGCCGAAGTGGCTGCAACGCCCCCTGCGGCGGGCCCTGAGTGCGCGACCGGTGGTGGACCGAAAAAAATGCCGGCGCTGCGGGATCTGTGTCGAGAGTTGCCCTCCGCACGCCATGGCGATCCGCAACGACCGTCTGCACATCGATGAAGAGCGTTGCATCCTCTGCTTCTGCTGCCATGAACTCTGTCCCTACGGCGCCCTGCACAGCCAGCAGGGATTGATTCTGCGGCTCAGTCAGAAGTTGGCCCGGCTCCGGCGCAGATAG
- a CDS encoding tyrosine recombinase XerC, with amino-acid sequence MHTLIARFENHLTIERNSSPHTRSAYRSDLEDFCRFLATTYNLTDASQIKEIDRHTLRRYLAQIHATHNKATINRKLSTLRSFFLYLVREGILAVSPAASLSAPRIDRYLPSVLTVDEASALMEARPASDELSLRDRAIVELLYSCGLRVSEAVGLNVGHLDFAQALVRVFGKGRKERIVPIGSKAQEALHDYLTQRGTPGEEEALFLNHRGGRLTARSIERNLKQRLLDANITRRATPHALRHTFATHLLDAGADLRSIQELLGHVSLSTTQKYTQVSVDQLLKVYDRAHPRNRKK; translated from the coding sequence ATGCATACGCTGATCGCTCGTTTTGAGAATCATCTGACCATCGAACGGAATTCCTCCCCCCATACCCGCAGCGCATATCGCAGCGATCTGGAGGATTTTTGTCGTTTTCTCGCGACAACTTACAACTTGACCGATGCCAGCCAGATCAAAGAGATCGATCGCCACACCCTGCGGCGCTATCTTGCCCAGATTCATGCCACCCATAACAAGGCGACGATCAACCGCAAACTTTCGACGTTGCGCAGCTTCTTCCTGTATCTCGTCCGCGAGGGGATCCTTGCCGTCAGTCCCGCCGCCAGTCTTTCTGCGCCGCGCATCGACCGCTATCTGCCGTCGGTCCTCACCGTCGATGAAGCCAGCGCTCTGATGGAGGCGCGCCCCGCCAGTGACGAACTCTCACTGCGCGACCGGGCGATTGTCGAGCTCCTGTATTCCTGTGGCCTGCGGGTGAGTGAAGCGGTCGGGCTCAACGTCGGCCATCTCGATTTTGCCCAGGCACTCGTCCGGGTCTTCGGCAAGGGGAGAAAAGAGCGGATCGTGCCGATCGGCAGCAAGGCGCAAGAAGCACTGCACGATTATCTGACGCAGCGGGGGACGCCGGGAGAGGAGGAAGCACTCTTCCTCAATCATCGCGGCGGACGCCTGACCGCCCGCAGTATCGAGCGCAATCTCAAGCAGCGCCTGCTCGACGCCAATATCACGCGTCGCGCCACGCCGCACGCCCTCAGGCACACCTTTGCCACCCATCTCCTGGATGCCGGCGCCGATCTCCGCTCCATCCAAGAACTCCTCGGCCACGTATCGCTCTCGACGACACAGAAGTATACCCAGGTGAGCGTCGATCAACTCCTCAAGGTTTATGATCGGGCGCATCCCCGTAACCGCAAAAAATAG